The proteins below come from a single Hemiscyllium ocellatum isolate sHemOce1 chromosome 24, sHemOce1.pat.X.cur, whole genome shotgun sequence genomic window:
- the arl6ip4 gene encoding ADP-ribosylation factor-like protein 6-interacting protein 4 isoform X2 — MGRSRSREDLRTRNEHGSRTKVKKKEEKKKRERSSRSPTVSHKRSRSSARGLSTAELTTPGNPIKPKCHSSSSTSSSSLSSGKGKHKKRSHRSKKKKDKDRKRKKKREKEKRKVLPVKPSQEPPGEGRIPSEAVTECLEAEHTEKDEQKTRIQAMRPMTKEEWEARQSVIRRVVDPETGRLRMIKGDGEVLEEIVSRERHKEINKLATMGDGFTFQMRMGLNQK; from the exons ATGGGTCGCAGTCGTTCGAGAGAAGATTTGCGAACTAGGAATGAACATGGATCGAGAACTaaagttaagaaaaaggaagaaaagaagaaaagggAGCGAAGCAGCAGGAGCCCcactgtgtctcacaaacgtTCCCGAAGCTCAGCTCGGGGACTCAGCACGGCTGAGCTCACCACCCCTGGAAATCCAATCAAACCAAAATGCCATTCATCATCTTCAACGTcatcctcctctttgtcttcaGGGAAAGGAAAGCATAAAAAAAGGAGTCACCGttcaaaaaagaaaaaagataaagacaggaaaagaaagaagaaaagggaaaaggagaaaagaaaagtgTTGCCAGTGAAGCCATCGCAGGAACCTCCCGGTGAAGGCAGGATTCCGAGTGAGGCAGTGACGGAGTGTTTGGAAGCAGAACATACTGAAAAAG ATGAACAGAAAACTCGAATTCAGGCCATGCGACCAATGACAAAGGAGGAGTGGGAAGCCAGGCAAAGTGTCATTCGGCGTGTTGTGGATCCAGAGACTGGCAGGTTAAG GATGATTAAAGGTGATGGTGAAGTTCTGGAAGAAATTGTTAGCAGAGAGAGACATAAAGAAATAAATAAG
- the arl6ip4 gene encoding ADP-ribosylation factor-like protein 6-interacting protein 4 isoform X1: MGRSRSREDLRTRNEHGSRTKVKKKEEKKKRERSSRSPTVSHKRSRSSARGLSTAELTTPGNPIKPKCHSSSSTSSSSLSSGKGKHKKRSHRSKKKKDKDRKRKKKREKEKRKVLPVKPSQEPPGEGRIPSEAVTECLEAEHTEKVVTDEQKTRIQAMRPMTKEEWEARQSVIRRVVDPETGRLRMIKGDGEVLEEIVSRERHKEINKLATMGDGFTFQMRMGLNQK; the protein is encoded by the exons ATGGGTCGCAGTCGTTCGAGAGAAGATTTGCGAACTAGGAATGAACATGGATCGAGAACTaaagttaagaaaaaggaagaaaagaagaaaagggAGCGAAGCAGCAGGAGCCCcactgtgtctcacaaacgtTCCCGAAGCTCAGCTCGGGGACTCAGCACGGCTGAGCTCACCACCCCTGGAAATCCAATCAAACCAAAATGCCATTCATCATCTTCAACGTcatcctcctctttgtcttcaGGGAAAGGAAAGCATAAAAAAAGGAGTCACCGttcaaaaaagaaaaaagataaagacaggaaaagaaagaagaaaagggaaaaggagaaaagaaaagtgTTGCCAGTGAAGCCATCGCAGGAACCTCCCGGTGAAGGCAGGATTCCGAGTGAGGCAGTGACGGAGTGTTTGGAAGCAGAACATACTGAAAAAG TTGTTACAGATGAACAGAAAACTCGAATTCAGGCCATGCGACCAATGACAAAGGAGGAGTGGGAAGCCAGGCAAAGTGTCATTCGGCGTGTTGTGGATCCAGAGACTGGCAGGTTAAG GATGATTAAAGGTGATGGTGAAGTTCTGGAAGAAATTGTTAGCAGAGAGAGACATAAAGAAATAAATAAG